The following coding sequences lie in one Glycine soja cultivar W05 chromosome 16, ASM419377v2, whole genome shotgun sequence genomic window:
- the LOC114390235 gene encoding uncharacterized protein LOC114390235: MSPFDSPQTTADSSLSMSTSTSPSGGDALLKWGHRKRSRLSRAAIEDSSSSVHTNNRRITHTVPPNLSMPPPPLVSSTASSGRGRKHNSPRNLEDPSLGGSESPSRSQGSNPVVSRSAAAPKLSSCGMERSSRRMLSSGSAKCQKPSGFSTTQEASERLNNSSHASVQSEKEGGVATAPATSSLAANGNKVTVGVIQWPKIYIALSRKEKEDDFLAMKGTKIPQRPKKRAKNVDRILQCCFPGMWLSELTKSRYEVREKKSVKKQKRSRGLKGMENLDSDSE; the protein is encoded by the exons ATGTCCCCTTTTGATTCTCCCCAAACAACAGCAGATAGCAGCCTCAGCATGAGCACAAGCACCAGTCCAAGTGGTGGTGATGCGTTGTTGAAGTGGGGACACAGAAAGAGATCAAGGCTTTCCAGGGCTGCCATTGAAGATTCATCGTCTTCTGTTCACACCAACAACAGAAGAATCACCCACACTGTTCCTCCAAACTTGTCCATGCCGCCGCCGCCACTCGTTTCTTCTACTGCCTCCAGTGGCAGAGGTAGAAAGCATAATAGCCCTAG GAATTTGGAAGACCCCTCCTTAGGTGGAAGTGAGTCACCTTCAAGAAGCCAGGGGAGCAACCCAGTTGTGTCTAGATCTGCTGCAGCACCAAAACTGTCTTCTTGTGGCATGGAAAGAAGTAGCAGAAGGATGCTTTCTTCTGGATCAGCAAAGTGTCAAAAGCCAAGTGGATTTTCAACAACACAAGAAGCCTCTGAGAGACTGAACAATAGTAGTCATGCCTCGGTGCAGTCTGAAAAAGAAGGTGGTGTTGCCACTGCTCCTGCTACCTCATCCCTTGCTGCCAATGGAAACAAGGTCACTGTTGGGGTAATTCAGTGGCCAAAGATCTACATTGCTCTCTCaagaaaggagaaagaagatgaCTTTCTCGCTATGAAGGGGACAAAAATCCCTCAAAGACCAAAGAAGAGAGCAAAGAATGTTGACAGAATTCTACAG TGCTGTTTCCCTGGGATGTGGCTATCAGAACTGACAAAGAGCAGATATGAGGTTAGGGAGAAGAAGTCAGTGAAGAAG CAAAAGCGCAGCAGAGGCTTGAAAGGAATGGAAAACTTGGACAGTGATTCGGAGTAG